From a region of the Pseudanabaena sp. ABRG5-3 genome:
- a CDS encoding phosphoribosyltransferase translates to MSDLYVSWDEYHAKIEGLAAQIYHSQWEFDQILCLARGGLRIGDILSRIFDKPLAILSTSSYGGKNFQERGDLKIAHSITMTTDTLGKRILLVDDLVDSGVTLAQILEWLKAHEEFAITEVRSAVLWFKACSIAKPDYYIDFLSDNPWIHQPFEKYEKMNPSDL, encoded by the coding sequence ATGTCTGATCTATATGTTTCTTGGGACGAATATCACGCCAAAATCGAAGGACTGGCAGCCCAAATTTATCATTCGCAATGGGAATTTGACCAAATTCTCTGTCTGGCTAGGGGTGGCTTACGCATTGGGGATATCCTGTCGCGCATTTTTGACAAACCTTTAGCGATTCTCTCGACTTCTTCCTATGGCGGTAAAAATTTTCAAGAACGGGGTGATTTAAAAATTGCCCATAGCATCACTATGACTACGGATACGCTCGGCAAGCGAATCTTACTAGTGGATGATTTGGTGGATTCAGGTGTCACGTTGGCGCAAATTCTCGAATGGCTCAAAGCCCATGAAGAGTTTGCAATTACGGAAGTGCGATCGGCGGTTCTCTGGTTTAAGGCTTGTTCTATAGCTAAGCCCGATTATTACATTGATTTCTTATCAGATAATCCTTGGATTCATCAGCCCTTTGAAAAGTATGAAAAAATGAATCCTAGTGATTTATAA
- a CDS encoding IS630 transposase-related protein, protein MAPYSLDLRQKIVATYEAGNTSIREVAKQFQVATKTVQTLLNQYRETGELNHKPLGSQIKSPLEAHREKILKIATEHPDWTLWQYCEEVAEQTGVSVTTGSMCRFFQRHNITLKKRPIAMKR, encoded by the coding sequence ATGGCACCTTACTCACTAGATCTTAGGCAAAAGATCGTAGCAACCTACGAAGCAGGAAATACATCGATTCGTGAAGTAGCTAAGCAATTTCAAGTCGCGACAAAAACAGTGCAAACACTGCTGAATCAATACCGAGAGACAGGAGAACTAAACCACAAACCATTAGGGAGTCAAATCAAAAGTCCGCTCGAAGCCCATCGAGAGAAAATCCTCAAAATTGCGACAGAGCATCCAGATTGGACACTATGGCAGTACTGTGAGGAAGTAGCAGAACAAACAGGAGTATCAGTGACCACGGGCAGTATGTGCCGATTTTTCCAGAGGCATAACATCACGCTAAAAAAAAGACCTATCGCCATGAAAAGGTAA
- a CDS encoding Uma2 family endonuclease codes for MNTEFKALQPILISLEDFLVLPETEPASEYIKGNITQKPMPQGQHSTLQGKLVATINQRGEPEQIVFAFPELRCTFAGRSIVPDIAIFEWEHIPLDANGEIINRIEIPPDWLIEILSPDQSPIDVIDKISFALKNGTKLGWLIAPQERTVLSFQGDRFNSHRGEDLLPVLEGLKGWQISVNDLFNLLNFARR; via the coding sequence ATGAACACTGAATTTAAAGCGCTACAACCCATCCTTATTTCACTGGAAGATTTTTTAGTGCTTCCTGAAACTGAGCCAGCTAGTGAATATATCAAAGGAAATATTACTCAGAAACCAATGCCGCAGGGACAACACAGCACATTGCAGGGAAAACTAGTTGCTACGATTAATCAACGTGGTGAACCTGAGCAAATCGTTTTTGCCTTTCCTGAACTGCGCTGCACCTTTGCAGGAAGATCCATCGTTCCTGATATCGCGATATTTGAATGGGAGCATATTCCCCTTGATGCTAATGGCGAAATTATTAATAGGATTGAAATCCCACCAGACTGGCTCATTGAAATTCTGTCTCCTGATCAGTCACCGATTGATGTAATCGATAAAATCAGCTTTGCCCTTAAAAATGGTACAAAACTCGGTTGGCTTATTGCCCCTCAAGAAAGAACCGTACTTAGCTTTCAAGGTGATCGCTTTAACAGTCACCGAGGTGAAGATCTTTTGCCTGTGCTAGAAGGCTTAAAAGGCTGGCAAATATCCGTCAATGATTTGTTTAATCTTCTGAATTTTGCTAGACGCTAA
- a CDS encoding chlorophyll A-B-binding protein, with protein MAEPTKTRTAFTKDERGILNNWAIEPKMYFDDKVDKKVDAKGEQQGEATKYAELLKGRLPIIGITLLVLAMIGVTLLAIA; from the coding sequence ATGGCAGAACCAACTAAAACCCGCACCGCATTTACTAAAGACGAGCGTGGAATTTTAAATAATTGGGCGATCGAACCCAAGATGTATTTTGATGACAAAGTCGATAAGAAAGTTGATGCAAAAGGTGAACAGCAAGGTGAAGCTACAAAATATGCTGAGCTCCTAAAGGGACGTTTGCCAATTATTGGGATTACCTTGCTCGTTTTGGCAATGATTGGGGTTACTTTACTTGCCATTGCTTAG
- the rsmG gene encoding 16S rRNA (guanine(527)-N(7))-methyltransferase RsmG, whose product MPHFSHLFEQWQSTLNWLPNPEQISQFEKLYELVLEGNSKQNLTRITATDDFWEKHLWDSLRGVLAYWDRENIKLIDIGTGAGFPGLPIAIAKPSWQITLVDSKQKKVAFVQQTIQDLQLSNAIALAGRVEELNQTSGYRKKYDLAVVRAVGKPDICASYCLPFLKRSGTAILYRGQWLPEESEQIDLFCQEQELQVVKQDRFQTPLTAGIRHSVYLSPRSTSISNS is encoded by the coding sequence ATGCCCCACTTTTCCCACTTGTTTGAACAATGGCAATCTACCCTCAACTGGTTGCCCAATCCAGAGCAGATTTCCCAATTTGAAAAGCTTTATGAACTAGTGCTGGAGGGGAATAGTAAGCAAAATCTGACGCGGATCACTGCCACAGATGATTTTTGGGAAAAGCATCTGTGGGACTCATTGCGCGGTGTTCTTGCCTATTGGGATCGCGAAAATATTAAATTAATTGATATTGGTACAGGTGCAGGTTTCCCCGGACTGCCGATCGCGATCGCTAAGCCTTCATGGCAAATCACCTTAGTCGATAGCAAACAAAAAAAGGTTGCCTTTGTGCAGCAAACCATTCAAGATTTGCAATTATCTAATGCGATCGCCCTAGCAGGTCGCGTTGAAGAGCTTAACCAAACCTCTGGATATAGAAAGAAATACGACTTAGCCGTTGTTAGGGCTGTGGGCAAGCCAGATATTTGCGCTAGCTATTGCCTGCCATTTCTCAAAAGGAGTGGCACAGCAATTCTCTATCGTGGTCAATGGCTACCCGAAGAAAGCGAACAAATTGACTTATTTTGTCAAGAACAAGAATTACAAGTGGTTAAGCAAGATCGTTTTCAAACCCCTCTTACCGCAGGTATCCGACATAGCGTTTACCTTTCACCCCGTTCTACCTCCATCTCAAACTCGTAG
- a CDS encoding DUF6761 family protein — MLQDAIAIRHYQKITDSLVEMSERGYRSTDEMRLFLDGYLSALRVTNAVEVHNIHRLEEEVIRFLYDSSNFESPYEFEMEVERGER; from the coding sequence ATGCTTCAAGACGCGATCGCCATTCGTCATTATCAAAAGATTACTGACTCACTCGTTGAAATGTCCGAACGAGGCTATCGTTCGACAGACGAAATGAGACTCTTTTTAGACGGTTACTTATCGGCTCTGCGCGTTACTAATGCGGTAGAAGTTCATAATATTCATCGTCTCGAAGAGGAAGTAATCCGCTTTCTATATGATTCCTCTAATTTTGAATCTCCCTACGAGTTTGAGATGGAGGTAGAACGGGGTGAAAGGTAA
- the tsaB gene encoding tRNA (adenosine(37)-N6)-threonylcarbamoyltransferase complex dimerization subunit type 1 TsaB, with amino-acid sequence MTTSFALALHTTTTKLELAIAEINQNSDRNSQIYNIHKQQSWELGRELSVQLHGCLNMFVGDIPWSDFAFLAIATGIGSFTGTRIGIVVARTLGEQLNIPVYGINCEEIIARSQQFQPNLLLGESLLAIAYDQWQDGIYPSWQNALPLYEA; translated from the coding sequence ATGACCACAAGTTTCGCCCTTGCATTACATACGACAACGACAAAATTAGAGCTTGCGATCGCTGAAATTAATCAAAATTCAGATCGCAATTCTCAAATTTATAACATCCACAAACAGCAGTCATGGGAACTAGGCAGAGAATTATCTGTACAGTTACATGGCTGTTTAAATATGTTTGTGGGTGATATTCCATGGAGTGATTTTGCTTTTTTAGCGATCGCTACTGGCATTGGCAGTTTCACTGGCACAAGGATTGGCATTGTCGTGGCAAGAACCCTCGGCGAACAGCTAAATATCCCTGTGTATGGCATTAATTGCGAGGAAATTATAGCCCGATCGCAGCAGTTTCAACCAAACCTATTGTTGGGTGAAAGCTTACTTGCGATCGCCTATGACCAATGGCAGGACGGAATTTATCCATCTTGGCAAAATGCTTTGCCACTTTATGAAGCCTAA